A window of Pomacea canaliculata isolate SZHN2017 linkage group LG3, ASM307304v1, whole genome shotgun sequence contains these coding sequences:
- the LOC112558469 gene encoding coiled-coil domain-containing protein 18-like isoform X2 → MSQQHHPHKVRGREKKRARTLKMAAQAQDVDLDIRVTCSVCLESYSGRQPKLLSCHHTFCLQCLSFIAQTSGCADDGSNNSSNNAPTFITCPTCRKESFIPPGGVAGFQTNFYVEGLNQTQPDVCDLCRLEGKETIVYCTECEKCLCLECFLQHDNEGHLVRRISSKGKPEEDTVTDLKVKEQLGMVQAVIELLQDEELELKHQARSVKEAIMTQHSTTLMQATIRARDDCLSRLRTVVEAHKSRLREEREGLETMRTALRQISSPKRITPRHFRPSTVADAKADLLTARDMRDLQERLKMGRKTSFVTIQTESRSANLRRSLQDFIGWVRSTSHGFLEGGQEDTAEEIAGKSRGIYPPDADSAAQASPPPPAASRDEDHSRGSISLGARVDNLMAQVADLKTENDAFRKELSALQDTNRQDLQALKDGRLSLLQEVTSMKEKNALLCQDVTSLGEASSKLCLDLSEMEEGTLRLRQDMTSIQEEWQARDKVLKTVENDLHLMCKDVTGLQGDNSKLFQSVEKIENDSYRLGQELESAKKESSQLRQDLDQADHNHSQLRLDLSEMEEGTLRLRQDMTSIQEEWQARDKVLKTVENDLHLMCKDVTGLQGDNAKLFQSVEKIENDSYRLGQELESAKKESSQLRQDLDQADHNHSQLREDLQRCLSEMTDLRQDQGSCFTQMMDFRQDLEQCLKDFRQDLRSCHINIVDTRKTLSSLENDLKSTDAVIKNFEFLFKTLIPDFQKSISSLKKEQAGEVIAFHAVVDTERVIRKGQTLVVDHVITNIGGAYDNECGVFTAPVCGTYVFLVTTSSLQGLVRLDLVLEGTRIAHSFALADSRTTCHAVVSLTAGQRVWLMSLEADVTTFDSGWVTTFTGCLLRADVASAGVPM, encoded by the exons ACATCGGGGTGTGCTGACGATGGCAGCAATAACAGTAGCAACAATGCGCCTACCTTTATTACCTGCCCCACCTGTCGCAAGGAATCTTTCATTCCTCCAGGCGGTGTGGCCGGCTTTCAG ACAAATTTTTATGTCGAGGGCCTTAACCAAACGCAGCCAGATGTTTGTGACCTTTGTCGTCTTGAAGGCAAAGAGACAATCGTGTATTGTACAGAGTGTGAAAAATGCCTTTGCTTGGAGTGTTTTCTGCAGCATGATAACGAAGGGCACTTAGTGCGACGAATCTCCAGCAAAGGAAAACCAGAAGAGGACACTGTCACAGACCTCAAAGTAAAGGAGCAGCTGGGAATGGTTCAGGCCGTGATAGAGTTGCTGCAAGACGAGGAGTTGGAACTGAAGCACCAAGCACGCTCGGTCAAAGAAGCCATCATGACCCAGCACTCCACAACCCTCATGCAGGCGACCATACGGGCACGAGATGATTGTCTTAGCCGCCTGCGAACAGTCGTGGAGGCGCACAAATCGCGGCTGAGAGAGGAGCGAGAGGGACTGGAGACCATGCGAACGGCCCTTAGACAGATCTCGTCCCCAAAGAGGATAACCCCCCGTCATTTCCGACCTTCAACTGTTGCAGACGCGAAGGCAGACCTTCTGACCGCCAGAGACATGCGGGATCTTCAGGAACGACTAAAGATGGGGAGGAAAACATCGTTCGTCACTATCCAGACGGAGAGCAGATCGGCAAACTTGCGCCGCAGCCTTCAAGACTTCATTGGTTGGGTAAGGTCTACGAGCCACGGTTTCCTTGAAGGCGGCCAAGAAGACACTGCTGAGGAGATTGCGGGCAAGAGCAGGGGTATTTATCCCCCAGACGCGGACTCTGCTGCCCAggcatcaccaccaccacctgctgCTTCACGTGACGAGGACCACTCCAGGGGCTCGATATCGCTGGGGGCCAGGGTGGACAATCTGATGGCGCAAGTAGCTGATCTGAAAACTGAGAACGACGCCTTTAGAAAGGAATTGTCTGCTCTTCAAGATACTAATAGGCAAGATTTACAGGCCTTGAAAGACGGCCGCTTGAGTCTGCTGCAAGAAGTGACAtcgatgaaagaaaagaatgccTTGCTCTGTCAGGATGTGACATCACTTGGAGAAGCGAGCAGCAAACTTTGCCTGGACCTGAGTGAGATGGAGGAAGGGACGTTGAGACTTCGCCAGGATATGACGTCAATACAAGAAGAGTGGCAGGCACGTGACAAGGTCTTGAAGACGGTGGAAAATGACTTACACTTGATGTGCAAAGATGTGACAGGCCtacagggagacaactctaaGCTCTTTCAAAGCGTTGAGAAAATCGAAAACGACAGTTATCGTCTTGGCCAAGAGTTGGAATCCGCCAAGAAAGAGAGCTCGCAGCTTAGACAAGACCTCGACCAAGCAGACCACAATCACAGTCAGCTTCGCCTGGACTTGAGTGAGATGGAGGAAGGGACGTTGAGACTTCGCCAGGATATGACGTCAATACAGGAAGAGTGGCAGGCACGTGACAAGGTCTTGAAGACGGTGGAAAATGACTTACACTTGATGTGCAAAGATGTGACAGGCCTACAGGGAGACAACGCTAAGCTCTTTCAAAGCGTTGAGAAAATCGAAAACGACAGTTATCGGCTTGGCCAAGAGTTGGAATCCGCCAAGAAAGAGAGTTCGCAGCTCAGACAAGACCTCGACCAAGCAGACCACAATCATAGTCAGCTTCGTGAGGATTTGCAGCGATGCCTCAGCGAGATGACGGACTTGCGGCAGGACCAAGGGTCGTGCTTCACCCAGATGATGGACTTCCGGCAGGACCTAGAGCAATGTCTCAAGGACTTCCGTCAAGACTTAAGGTCGTGCCATATAAATATTGTGGATACAAGAAAGACACTTTCTTCGTTGGAAAACGATTTAAAATCCACTGATGCGGTCATCAAAAactttgagtttttgtttaaaactttgatTCCTGACTTTCAGAAAAGCATTTCTTCCCTGAAAAAAG aaCAAGCAGGAGAAGTCATTGCTTTCCATGCGGTCGTGGACACCGAAAGAGTCATAAGGAAAGGCCAGACCCTCGTGGTCGACCATGTCATCACTAACATCGGCGGCGCCTACGACAATGAGTGCGGCGTTTTCACGGCTCCCGTCTGCGGAACGTACGTCTTTCTGGTCACGACGAGCTCGCTCCAAGGCCTGGTTCGCCTCGACCTCGTGCTGGAGGGCACGCGCATCGCGCACAGCTTCGCGCTGGCCGACAGCCGCACCACGTGTCACGCTGTCGTGTCGCTTACGGCGGGTCAAAGGGTGTGGCTGATGTCGTTGGAGGCGGACGTCACGACCTTTGACAGCGGGTGGGTCACGACCTTCACAGGATGCCTGCTGCGTGCGGATGTCGCTTCTGCAGGCGTTCCCAtgtga
- the LOC112558469 gene encoding coiled-coil domain-containing protein 18-like isoform X1, with protein sequence MSQQHHPHKVRGREKKRARTLKMAAQAQDVDLDIRVTCSVCLESYSGRQPKLLSCHHTFCLQCLSFIAQTSGCADDGSNNSSNNAPTFITCPTCRKESFIPPGGVAGFQTNFYVEGLNQTQPDVCDLCRLEGKETIVYCTECEKCLCLECFLQHDNEGHLVRRISSKGKPEEDTVTDLKVKEQLGMVQAVIELLQDEELELKHQARSVKEAIMTQHSTTLMQATIRARDDCLSRLRTVVEAHKSRLREEREGLETMRTALRQISSPKRITPRHFRPSTVADAKADLLTARDMRDLQERLKMGRKTSFVTIQTESRSANLRRSLQDFIGWVRSTSHGFLEGGQEDTAEEIAGKSRGIYPPDADSAAQASPPPPAASRDEDHSRGSISLGARVDNLMAQVADLKTENDAFRKELSALQDTNRQDLQALKDGRLSLLQEVTSMKEKNALLCQDVTSLGEASSKLCLDLSEMEEGTLRLRQDMTSIQEEWQARDKVLKTVENDLHLMCKDVTGLQGDNSKLFQSVEKIENDSYRLGQELESAKKESSQLRQDLDQADHNHSQLRLDLSEMEEGTLRLRQDMTSIQEEWQARDKVLKTVENDLHLMCKDVTGLQGDNAKLFQSVEKIENDSYRLGQELESAKKESSQLRQDLDQADHNHSQLREDLQRCLSEMTDLRQDQGSCFTQMMDFRQDLEQCLKDFRQDLRSCHINIVDTRKTLSSLENDLKSTDAVIKNFEFLFKTLIPDFQKSISSLKKGERTQKGQIRHLYKLIKQAGEVIAFHAVVDTERVIRKGQTLVVDHVITNIGGAYDNECGVFTAPVCGTYVFLVTTSSLQGLVRLDLVLEGTRIAHSFALADSRTTCHAVVSLTAGQRVWLMSLEADVTTFDSGWVTTFTGCLLRADVASAGVPM encoded by the exons ACATCGGGGTGTGCTGACGATGGCAGCAATAACAGTAGCAACAATGCGCCTACCTTTATTACCTGCCCCACCTGTCGCAAGGAATCTTTCATTCCTCCAGGCGGTGTGGCCGGCTTTCAG ACAAATTTTTATGTCGAGGGCCTTAACCAAACGCAGCCAGATGTTTGTGACCTTTGTCGTCTTGAAGGCAAAGAGACAATCGTGTATTGTACAGAGTGTGAAAAATGCCTTTGCTTGGAGTGTTTTCTGCAGCATGATAACGAAGGGCACTTAGTGCGACGAATCTCCAGCAAAGGAAAACCAGAAGAGGACACTGTCACAGACCTCAAAGTAAAGGAGCAGCTGGGAATGGTTCAGGCCGTGATAGAGTTGCTGCAAGACGAGGAGTTGGAACTGAAGCACCAAGCACGCTCGGTCAAAGAAGCCATCATGACCCAGCACTCCACAACCCTCATGCAGGCGACCATACGGGCACGAGATGATTGTCTTAGCCGCCTGCGAACAGTCGTGGAGGCGCACAAATCGCGGCTGAGAGAGGAGCGAGAGGGACTGGAGACCATGCGAACGGCCCTTAGACAGATCTCGTCCCCAAAGAGGATAACCCCCCGTCATTTCCGACCTTCAACTGTTGCAGACGCGAAGGCAGACCTTCTGACCGCCAGAGACATGCGGGATCTTCAGGAACGACTAAAGATGGGGAGGAAAACATCGTTCGTCACTATCCAGACGGAGAGCAGATCGGCAAACTTGCGCCGCAGCCTTCAAGACTTCATTGGTTGGGTAAGGTCTACGAGCCACGGTTTCCTTGAAGGCGGCCAAGAAGACACTGCTGAGGAGATTGCGGGCAAGAGCAGGGGTATTTATCCCCCAGACGCGGACTCTGCTGCCCAggcatcaccaccaccacctgctgCTTCACGTGACGAGGACCACTCCAGGGGCTCGATATCGCTGGGGGCCAGGGTGGACAATCTGATGGCGCAAGTAGCTGATCTGAAAACTGAGAACGACGCCTTTAGAAAGGAATTGTCTGCTCTTCAAGATACTAATAGGCAAGATTTACAGGCCTTGAAAGACGGCCGCTTGAGTCTGCTGCAAGAAGTGACAtcgatgaaagaaaagaatgccTTGCTCTGTCAGGATGTGACATCACTTGGAGAAGCGAGCAGCAAACTTTGCCTGGACCTGAGTGAGATGGAGGAAGGGACGTTGAGACTTCGCCAGGATATGACGTCAATACAAGAAGAGTGGCAGGCACGTGACAAGGTCTTGAAGACGGTGGAAAATGACTTACACTTGATGTGCAAAGATGTGACAGGCCtacagggagacaactctaaGCTCTTTCAAAGCGTTGAGAAAATCGAAAACGACAGTTATCGTCTTGGCCAAGAGTTGGAATCCGCCAAGAAAGAGAGCTCGCAGCTTAGACAAGACCTCGACCAAGCAGACCACAATCACAGTCAGCTTCGCCTGGACTTGAGTGAGATGGAGGAAGGGACGTTGAGACTTCGCCAGGATATGACGTCAATACAGGAAGAGTGGCAGGCACGTGACAAGGTCTTGAAGACGGTGGAAAATGACTTACACTTGATGTGCAAAGATGTGACAGGCCTACAGGGAGACAACGCTAAGCTCTTTCAAAGCGTTGAGAAAATCGAAAACGACAGTTATCGGCTTGGCCAAGAGTTGGAATCCGCCAAGAAAGAGAGTTCGCAGCTCAGACAAGACCTCGACCAAGCAGACCACAATCATAGTCAGCTTCGTGAGGATTTGCAGCGATGCCTCAGCGAGATGACGGACTTGCGGCAGGACCAAGGGTCGTGCTTCACCCAGATGATGGACTTCCGGCAGGACCTAGAGCAATGTCTCAAGGACTTCCGTCAAGACTTAAGGTCGTGCCATATAAATATTGTGGATACAAGAAAGACACTTTCTTCGTTGGAAAACGATTTAAAATCCACTGATGCGGTCATCAAAAactttgagtttttgtttaaaactttgatTCCTGACTTTCAGAAAAGCATTTCTTCCCTGAAAAAAGGTGAGCGAACGCAGAAAGGACAAATTCGTCATCTGTACAAGCTAATCA aaCAAGCAGGAGAAGTCATTGCTTTCCATGCGGTCGTGGACACCGAAAGAGTCATAAGGAAAGGCCAGACCCTCGTGGTCGACCATGTCATCACTAACATCGGCGGCGCCTACGACAATGAGTGCGGCGTTTTCACGGCTCCCGTCTGCGGAACGTACGTCTTTCTGGTCACGACGAGCTCGCTCCAAGGCCTGGTTCGCCTCGACCTCGTGCTGGAGGGCACGCGCATCGCGCACAGCTTCGCGCTGGCCGACAGCCGCACCACGTGTCACGCTGTCGTGTCGCTTACGGCGGGTCAAAGGGTGTGGCTGATGTCGTTGGAGGCGGACGTCACGACCTTTGACAGCGGGTGGGTCACGACCTTCACAGGATGCCTGCTGCGTGCGGATGTCGCTTCTGCAGGCGTTCCCAtgtga